A single genomic interval of Electrophorus electricus isolate fEleEle1 chromosome 2, fEleEle1.pri, whole genome shotgun sequence harbors:
- the gpr39 gene encoding G-protein coupled receptor 39, whose protein sequence is MGELEGEKDWRKLETHFEVKVFLTVLYSLILVLGIVGNSITIHVAQVLQRNGYLQKNVTDHMVSLACSDLLVLLIGMPVELYSAIWFPFTSASGNVSCKIYNFLFEACSYATILNVATLSFERYMAICHPFRYKSLAHTRTAHLILAAWLTSVLVAVPLLVTTGTEGHVVEPGGAPAQNLTFCTNLMDHWRMYRSSVFGAFLLYLLILGGVAFMCRSMVAVLRAPMVTADTSAGGGEVRVPKHESARLKASRKQTILFLVLIVCMLFVCWMPNQARRLMTAAVPKSMWTRDYLTVYAVLQSVADTFFYLSSVLNPLLYNLSSRQFRAAFLQTLRCRLAVQHVNKRRLDEHNASLASSHLRRPLLRMSLRRSALPSVRTAHSVSQSAGGGPVVQVLTPPPSVTSETETSECQ, encoded by the exons atgggtgagctggagggagagaaggactGGCGAAAGCTGGAGACACACTTTGAGGTGAAGGTCTTCCTCACAGTGCTCTATAGCCTCATCCTCGTACTGGGCATCGTGGGAAACAGCATCACCATTCATGTGGCTCAAGTGCTCCAGAGAAATGGCTACCTACAGAAGAACGTTACAGATCATATGGTGAGCCTCGCCTGCTCTGATTTGCTGGTCCTGTTGATTGGCATGCCCGTAGAGCTCTACAGTGCTATCTGGTTCCCTTTCACCTCCGCCTCTGGGAACGTGTCCTGCAAGATCTACAATTTCCTGTTTGAGGCGTGCAGCTACGCGACCATCCTGAACGTGGCCACACTGAGCTTCGAGCGCTACATGGCCATCTGCCACCCGTTTCGCTACAAGTCGCTGGCACACACCCGGACTGCCCACCTCATCCTGGCTGCGTGGCTCACGTCGGTGCTCGTTGCTGTGCCGCTGCTGGTCACCACAGGGACGGAGGGTCACGTTGTGGAGCCTGGAGGGGCTCCAGCACAGAATCTGACGTTTTGCACTAACCTGATGGACCACTGGAGGATGTACCGCTCCAGCGTCTTCGGGGCCTTTCTCCTCTACCTGCTCATCCTGGGAGGCGTGGCCTTCATGTGCAGGAGCATGGTCGCTGTGCTGAGGGCTCCCATGGTGACAGCAGACACTTCGGCAGGTGGAGGGGAAGTACGAGTACCCAAGCACGAAAGTGCAAGGCTCAAAGCATCCCGCAAACAGACCATCCTTTTCCTAG TGTTGATCGTctgcatgctgtttgtgtgctggaTGCCCAACCAGGCACGCCGTCTGATGACAGCAGCTGTTCCCAAGTCGATGTGGACGAGGGACTACCTGACAGTGTATGCCGTGCTGCAGTCTGTGGCTGACACCTTCTTCTACCTGAGCTCGGTGCTCAACCCGCTGCTGTACAACCTCTCCTCGCGGCAGTTCCGTGCCGCCTTCCTACAGACCCTGCGCTGCCGCCTCGCCGTCCAGCACGTCAACAAACGCAGGCTGGATGAGCACAATGCCTCGCTCGCCTCCAGCCACCTCCGGCGCCCCCTGTTGCGCATGTCCTTGCGCCGAAGCGCACTGCCCTCCGTCCGGACAGCCCATTCTGTGAGCCAGAGTGCAGGGGGTGGCCCCGTGGTCCAGGTCTTAACTCCGCCTCCATCTGTCACCTCGGAGACGGAAACATCAGAGTGCCAGTAG